GCCCTTTCCCAGCTAGAAACTCTACCCTCTCTTTTGGCTCTTTTTGACGAATCTTAATGCCCATCGCATAGAAGATTGCTGCAAAGAATCCAAGGAATCCCGTAGCTGCTATGTTTGACGAGATAGCTGCTATTATGACTAAGATAGTTAGAAATCCTGCAACGACAAAAGGAATTAAAGCAGATTTTGTACTGGGTCTCATACCACTATCTATCTATTTCTTTTTTCTGGTTTATCTTTTTTATGTTGCCCTTAAGCCAGCGTTCTGGCATCCGTAAAAATTAAGGGATGCCAGACGCTAGCATAACGTTAAAGAAAAAGATAAAAATGCAAAATGAAATATTATGTTGTGATTATCTTAAAGACAAAGGACAAGAGTACAATAAAAAGAATCGTAGAGATAGCAGAGAAGCGAAATGATGTCCAGCTAGAGTTAATAATTTATACTGAAAATAGATCATTAAGAGCAGCTTTACAAGCCTGGTACAAATTAGAAAAGATTAAGATGGAGTAAGCTTGCTCTTCTGTTTTTCTTTTTTCATTCTTTGTGTCTGTATTATTAAAATTTCTGAGAGTATCAACGCTGTGCCTATCGAGAGTAGAATTAATGAAACTAATAGGCCTTGAAATGAAACGCTTAGAAAACGAATTCCAGCAAAATCCAGTATTACCCCTAACAAGAGTGTGATTATATCTACTTTATACTTCATAATAATTCGTAAATTGAAATGTATAAGCTTCTTTTGTGATACTTTACTTTTGATTGTAGGATTCTTCGATACTGGAGTCTTTGTTGATAACAAGTAATACCTTAGGAAATAGTAAACGTACTGAAAAGGATTCATAGACTTCTCCTCATAAAAAATAACATACATCGCAGGGACTAATGCTGCCATCGAGATAAACATATTCCTTGAAAAGAACATTATCGCCACTAGTGCTGACGGAAAGATTACTGCTAGCTCCTTCATGCTGACTTGCTTTATGAACAATGGGAAGCTTTTTTCATCTAATCCATTAATAGTTTGAACCCATCCGAAATCAAGTTCTCTGCTTTTCATCAGAATATGGGGGTTTTTAAAAAGATAATATACTGAAAAGGCCATGAAGGGCCTTATAACAAAAATTGTATCAAAAGTCAAAAACGTAGTAAATACAACAATCCAAGCAATCAAAAACGGAGCAAGTGCTACAGTTAAAGCAATAGTTAGACCAGTACTACAATATCGTAAGGGCAATACTGAGGCTGCAATAGGCGGTGTTGTAGCAGGACTTGCCCTACTAGGTGGTGCACTATCGCAAACTTTTGCTGGCAGCTTTACAGCATTGCTAGGCAATAATGCACAGTATCTTGCCGATTTCCTCGGTATATTGGGATTCATAGCGTTGATGGGCGGCATAATGGAGTACAGAAAAAGGAAGTAATCAGAGTATGTCTTTCAAAAAAAGGTAAATTATATTTTTTCTCTCGTTATAGTATTCGTCTTTTATTCTTACCCAATCAGGTGCATGAGAATCGAACAACCAAGCCTTAAGCCGTTCAATCCTGTTTTTTGGCCTCTCTGGATGTTTTGGTTCATATCTTGTATTGTATACTTTGTACGCATATAGGTCAGCAGATCTCTCTAAATGCATAAAAAAGAATCTGAATGACAGTAATAACACAGGTAGCAAGAAGGGGTAGGACTGAAAGGCTATACTAAATAGAATACCTAATAAAAATAGTGCTGTATAGACTTCTTCTCTTTGTCTTAGATGGCCGTACTCATGATAGATTACTGAATCGTTAACGTGATCTGAGAGCAGAATTATAGCATTTCCAAAGAAAATACTCGTGACAGCTATAGCATTATCATCATCCTTTTTGTCCTTATACCTGTAAAACTTTATATCACAACACTCATAGAGAAAAGTGGATTTGCGGAATAACAAAAAATTTCTTATTTCATTGATTGAGAGAAAGAGTACTATTGTAAAGGGAATTAAGAGGAAATTCATCAATTCTCAGTATATTTAAAAAGTAAGCTTATAATGTGGGGTAGATGGGGTTAAAGGAAGCTCTAGCTCTGGTTTATCTAATCTTCTTGCTCTTGGAAGTAATCTCAGCTTCAGCTATAACTACTAATAATCTTAACATAACTCAAGAAGCTCAAAAAATCCCACCTCCGCCAAGTAACTTGTTCCAAGAAGTGTTACAATATATAGCAAATGGATACAATTACCTCGTCAATTTTATCCAAAACATCTTACAACAGACATTATTAAAACAGGATCCAACTCTGGCTAGCACTTATGCGAACATCATAGCATGGTTAGTCCCGCTGACAGCTCTCTATATTTTATTATCGCTTGTGGAAGTAGCTAGGAAATTCTTGGGATACATAATCATAGCGGGCTGGCTGTTTCTGATAGTGATGATGTTTTTAGCCCACTAAGTTTACTGGGGAGTAAACCATGAAGTCATTAGAAGATTTTTAAAGCTACATTTTTTTAGAATGAAATTCTACGAACTATTTCCAAAATTAGATCAATACAATAATATCTTAGACATACTAGGACATACCTTCGAATTGATATATAGAAGAGAGGACAAACTACGGTTTTTTGCTCGCACTAGTGCAGAGACAGACGTCTTACGCAAATACTTCGGCGTTAAAGAGGCAGAAATAAATGATAGACTACCTCTACGTGCTCAGGTCTTTTTCAAAAAAGAGAAAGACTTCTATTGGGGGGCAGAATTTAATGATTTCACAAACTTCTTAACGAAACTGAAAAACGGGGAAGAGATTAGGATATGGATAGTCCTGGAGCCAAGACTGAACGACATCTTTCTAAAACGCTCTGATAAACTGAAGAGAAACCAAAGTGCAATAGGGAGGAGACAAAGAGAAGTCCTAGCTTCACGTCTTGAGAGCTTCGCTAAAGATAACATCTATTACGTACAGATCCAGCTGGTAGCAGATAAAGGAAGACTGAAAGAGCTAGGTAGAGAGCTGTCTAATTATATACTGACGAATAGTAGGAAACTGAAGCTTGCCATAGAGAAAAATAAGGAAGATAAAATGCCAAGAGTACCTAGGTTCCACTCACTTTATTATAAGAAGTGGATCTGGGCTGATCAGAATGTTATCAACAAGATAGCAGTAATACCTTCACCTACAATACTTCCAGTAGATTTCGCGATCGGTGGATTGTTACCCGATTTGCCTCCCAATAGACAGGGTTTTAGAATAGGGAAACTTACATACAGCGGTAAAGAGGTTCAGTTAGAGCTAGAAGATTTCTTCCGACACAGTTATATTATAGGGGGCACAGGTGCTGGTAAAACGAGTTCAATGAGAATGATACTGAAAAGACTGAAAGAAGCATATCCAGATATTGTCGAAATCATAATTGATCCTCACGGAGATTTCGCTGAAGAAATGGTCTCGTTCTACTCAAGCTACACCAACAAGTTCAATCCAGATGAGCAGTTGTTCTATTTTCATCCGATCGAAGCCCCAGTTAGTATTAATCCTCTGGCACTTCCCAAATTGCCTAATGTAGAGCAAGCGGTACTCTTAGGTTTCTCTAACGTTATGGAGATTTTTGAGAAATTGTTCATGCTCAAGGAGTCTGCAGTATACGTGAAATACGTAATCCAAAACTCCCTATCAATCCTATATCAGAAAACACCTGAGCCTACATTTTACGACTTATATAAGGTTATAATTTCGTTAAGGAACGGAACTTTAGACCTCCCAATAAAGTCAAAAGATTGGGAAGAGAAGCTAGAGATGTTCCAAGACCTTGATGATACTACATTTGTCTCAGCCCTATCAAGGATAGAAATGTTATCAACCAACCCACTTTTACGTAAGATCTTTTCAACATCAAAAATCCCCGATGATACGCTTTTCAGAAAAGGTAATGTAATCGTAATAAATGCTTCTAAGGGAGCAGTAGGTGACGAAGTATCATTTCTTATCATGGCAGGCTGGCTGTTTAAGATTTGGTACTATGCACTAGCCAGAGCACAATTAAGAATGGAAAGGATCCCAATTATCGTTGCGATCGATGAGTTCCAGAATGTCGCTGATCTTTCGCTAATAGACACTATCTTAGCGGAGGCTAGAAAATATTCTCTTCATCTCCTTTTGGCTCATCAACATACAGGGCAAATCGATATGAATTTGCTAAAATCGTTAATGAGCAACACAGGTGTAAAGATTCTGATGAAGATGCAAGGGTCTGACGCTGAAAAATTCGCAGAGATCTTTCCAGAGTTCAGAAATGAATTGCTTAAAGTATTACCAGCACAGTCAGTAGGGCAATGCGTTCTTATCATCACTCCGAGAAAGCCAGGGGATAAGACAGTACCTGTTCAAGTAAATCTTGACTTTGAGGAGCTGACAAGAGACCAAAACAAGCTGCAGAGAGTAATAGAAAGAATGAGGCAGTTTACAGCAGAGAAAATAGAAGAAAAAGACATAATAAATCTAGTTAATCCTTTGTTTAAGTACATAGACAGACCTAACGTTTTAGAACAAGTGATACTATACCGAGTCTACAAGAGTTTCACAGATCATGCAAAGCATTCAATATACCTAGTAGACTTACTTAAACAATTGGGGATTGATAGGGACAAGGTAGAAAACATAATAAACAGAATGGATAGGGCTGGATATGTGTCAGTAGAGAAAGTTGGTAACAAAAAACTGTTACAGTATGGAAAGGGTCTTTTTGGAAATGTGAAAATGGTAGCGCCAGGTGAAGAGGGTAGGAAACTTGCAATGAAGGTAATGTTAAGGTATATGAAAAAGAACTACTATGTAGTCCCTTCAAAACAAACACCAGATTTAACATCAAGACCTGACCTTGTTGCAATGCCATATGACGTATCAAACTATACATTAGATTATGAGAAAGCAGTAGCGGTAGAAATAGAGAGTTGTAATGAACTAGAGACTCACCCTGAGCAGGTGGTTAGAAATTGGAGGAAACCTAGCACAAACGACTTCTCTGAGATACATACTTGGACTTTAGAAGAGTGTTTCAACAAACTACAAGAACTCTATAATCAACTCTCTGATGAAGAGAAGAAAAAAGTAAAGATATTTGCATTAAAGGTAAGGAAAAACGCTGCAGAGAAGCAACAATCTAATACTATGAGAGAAGAGAATAGAAAAACTGAGAAACAAAAAACAGAAGAATCATCAGTTTACTCCCCAGTAAACCAGAATTTCCAGAACAACAGAGATAGGGAAGGACATTTTTCACAGCAAAGCGAAAATAAGGAGGAGCAAGAGATGCAGCAAAACATGGTTTACTCCCCAGTAAAAGAAGACAGAGTTTCACAGCAAAGTGAAAAAACAGCTAGCAAACAAGAAGAGATGCATGAAAATAGAAAAAGTGAAGAAAAAACGCAAGAAGAAACTATTACAATAAAAGGAGTAGTTATCAAAATACTTAATGGTAACATTATAGAAATAAACGGGAAGAAATACCAAGTTTTAGAGTCAGACATTGATCTTTTAAAGAAGTCAAAGAATATCGCAGAGTCTATTACCGTGAACGATAACGAGATAGTACTGAAAGTACTTAACTACAAAAAAACTATTCTCTTAAAAGAAATTACTTCTTAAACATGTTTAGTTGCTCGGGCAAAATATAATACGTATGTTTTTCATCTCCCTTTAACTTAACCTTAAGTATCTTCTTTTTCTTTGCTAGATCATGAATCAAAAACCTGAAGTACTGCGTCTCATGGTTCTCTTCATAGAATTTCCTAGCTTGCTCGCAGTTAAAAACTAACTCAAGTACTAAATCTTTCTCTTTAATAAGAGGTTTTCTTTTGATAGTATCAATGATACAATTTATTATTCTTCCTTTAAGAGTTTCTAATTTATCTGGAATATCTAAAACTATAAAATCTTCATCCTTTTTAGATTTAGAAGATTTCTGTTTATTTTTCTTTTCTTCTTGTTTATTCTTTGTTATAGTAGTATTTTCTTGCTGATTTTCATTATTCTGGTTATCTTGAGATACATCTGAATCTATACTCATTTTTCCACTCTAATAATAGTACATCTTTTTAAACCCCAGTAAATTCTATCCCTAAAGAAAATAGTAATACTAATTGAATTTAATATAAATGCTTTCTAGCGCAGACTATTTGCTTTCCATTGCTTCGAAATGCTTTTAATTGCTCCGAGTTTCATCTATATACCCCCAATCCCCCATTTTTTGCAGAGCAAATACCTAAAATTCGACAATAAAACAACACAGCCATCTTTTGCAAAGCAAAAACCACTATTACTATTCAGAAACTCAAACTCTCTTTTACTACTCTTCTTATACTCCGCTTCTTCTAACTCACTTTACCAACCCAGCTTTACTAACTCTTCTTTTCTAATCAAACTCTGCTTCTCTGCAATTCTTTTCTGCTTCAGTAACTCTGCTTTACTATTCTCAGCATTTCTTAAAACCAAAAACCTCTATCTATTCTTCTACCTGCTTACTCTCACTATTTTACCAGCAGCTCCACAAATCTGATCTTATTCAAAAATTAGCCTTTAACCCCAGAACCTACTAAACTTAACTAACCCAGACTAAAGCCTATCATACAACTTACAATAACAAATCTATAAGGGGCTACACCCCTTAACCTTGTTTGCTATCCTAAAGCCTAAACAATCTACCTTTAAACCTAGCTTAAGCCTAAAACCTAAAGCTTAAGACCCACCTAAAACCTTACTGCTAGCCTTAGCAACTATAAGGGCTACCGCCCTTAACCCACTAAAGCTTAAGCAATTTGCTGCTAAAAGCATTAAGCAAGCATGCCTAACCAGATACTTTGCTAAGACTAATTGCTTTAAACAGCCAAAAGCCAGCTGCTTTGCATTGCAGCTTTACATTAAGCATGCTTCTTTTGCAACTGCTTCAGCTTAATTGCAACTGCTTAACAAACTAAACCTGGGGGGCGCGGTGAAGAGGGAAAAAGAAGGCGGGGCACAGCGGGCGTGAGCGTGGCTATGTGACTGTGTCCAGTATTTAAAAATACAGCTAATAATTAGTGAGGAAAATGAAGCTCAGAACTCATTATATCTTTAGCGTGGGTCTAATTTCGATAATCTTAGCTTTAACCTTCAATCTAAGTTTCTTTACTAACTTATTCATCTCTTTTTATACATCATTTCTCGGCAATACAATTATTGATAGATTAGGTCATGAAATGAAGTGGAGTAAACACGGTTATATTCCAACAAGGACTCCGTTAACTCATACAGTACTCAGAAGTATAATGTGGGGTCTTGTTTCTGTATTGACCTTACTATTACTTTTCTATGATTATTATCACTATACATTAATTTTACCAATTATAATCTCTGGAATAATTGTTGGTCCATCTCATATGCTTCTTGATGTCTTTACTGAAAGTGGTATTTATACAAAAAAGAATGGCAAATGGATAAGGATTGCGTTAGCACACTTTAGTTATAATAATGTGTTTGTTAACGGAGTTTCTTCTCTCATTGGAATCTTACTTCTTTTCCTTTCTTACTCTCTTTCTATTCATTGAATTTTACTCCCTAATAAACGAAGATTTATAAAATTTTTCTATATAGAGATAATATATGGCAATGATGAGAAGACAAACAGACACAATGAAGACGAGATGACAAGCTGAGCCATATCTTTATTATGTAATGTTATTACAGATGTGATATTAACAGATCGAAAATAAAAACAGAAAGATTTAAATACCTCAAAAATCAGAACTAGAAAACGGGGGCTCGGTGATGAGGAGCGACACGCTGACCCATGATGAACTTGTTACGCGCTGAGCCCCCATTAATTACCTTTGCTTCTATTAAAATAAGCTTAACGCTATTTCTCTTCTCTTAGTTTACTCCCCAGTAAACTGAGAATTTTTCAACAACCATTATTAACTACTACTAAGGGGATAGAGTGAGTAAGCAAAAACAGCAAATTGCAACTGTTTCTGCTAGCTGGGATCCTCCTTTTCCTTTCCCTCTCTTCTCGTTCTCTACGTAAAAATTTCTAAAAAATGTAAAAAATTCAGTTAGTTTCGCAAAAGTTTAATTTAGTCTGCGTAAAAAATCGTAAAATTAAAAGAGTAAAAGAGTCTTCTATTTTTTCTTTTTGTTTTAGTAGTAGTAATAAATAGCAAGTCTCTTTTTAGAGATTTTAGAATTTGTTTCAGTTTATTGGGGAGTAAATTGCTACAATTTTTACAAGAAGTAGAGGAAAAAACGGGAAGATATAGAAAAAGTT
The nucleotide sequence above comes from Sulfolobus tengchongensis. Encoded proteins:
- a CDS encoding conjugal transfer protein — translated: MKGLITKIVSKVKNVVNTTIQAIKNGASATVKAIVRPVLQYRKGNTEAAIGGVVAGLALLGGALSQTFAGSFTALLGNNAQYLADFLGILGFIALMGGIMEYRKRK
- a CDS encoding conjugal transfer protein, with the protein product MNFLLIPFTIVLFLSINEIRNFLLFRKSTFLYECCDIKFYRYKDKKDDDNAIAVTSIFFGNAIILLSDHVNDSVIYHEYGHLRQREEVYTALFLLGILFSIAFQSYPFLLPVLLLSFRFFFMHLERSADLYAYKVYNTRYEPKHPERPKNRIERLKAWLFDSHAPDWVRIKDEYYNERKNIIYLFLKDIL
- a CDS encoding helicase HerA domain-containing protein — its product is MKFYELFPKLDQYNNILDILGHTFELIYRREDKLRFFARTSAETDVLRKYFGVKEAEINDRLPLRAQVFFKKEKDFYWGAEFNDFTNFLTKLKNGEEIRIWIVLEPRLNDIFLKRSDKLKRNQSAIGRRQREVLASRLESFAKDNIYYVQIQLVADKGRLKELGRELSNYILTNSRKLKLAIEKNKEDKMPRVPRFHSLYYKKWIWADQNVINKIAVIPSPTILPVDFAIGGLLPDLPPNRQGFRIGKLTYSGKEVQLELEDFFRHSYIIGGTGAGKTSSMRMILKRLKEAYPDIVEIIIDPHGDFAEEMVSFYSSYTNKFNPDEQLFYFHPIEAPVSINPLALPKLPNVEQAVLLGFSNVMEIFEKLFMLKESAVYVKYVIQNSLSILYQKTPEPTFYDLYKVIISLRNGTLDLPIKSKDWEEKLEMFQDLDDTTFVSALSRIEMLSTNPLLRKIFSTSKIPDDTLFRKGNVIVINASKGAVGDEVSFLIMAGWLFKIWYYALARAQLRMERIPIIVAIDEFQNVADLSLIDTILAEARKYSLHLLLAHQHTGQIDMNLLKSLMSNTGVKILMKMQGSDAEKFAEIFPEFRNELLKVLPAQSVGQCVLIITPRKPGDKTVPVQVNLDFEELTRDQNKLQRVIERMRQFTAEKIEEKDIINLVNPLFKYIDRPNVLEQVILYRVYKSFTDHAKHSIYLVDLLKQLGIDRDKVENIINRMDRAGYVSVEKVGNKKLLQYGKGLFGNVKMVAPGEEGRKLAMKVMLRYMKKNYYVVPSKQTPDLTSRPDLVAMPYDVSNYTLDYEKAVAVEIESCNELETHPEQVVRNWRKPSTNDFSEIHTWTLEECFNKLQELYNQLSDEEKKKVKIFALKVRKNAAEKQQSNTMREENRKTEKQKTEESSVYSPVNQNFQNNRDREGHFSQQSENKEEQEMQQNMVYSPVKEDRVSQQSEKTASKQEEMHENRKSEEKTQEETITIKGVVIKILNGNIIEINGKKYQVLESDIDLLKKSKNIAESITVNDNEIVLKVLNYKKTILLKEITS
- a CDS encoding DUF1286 domain-containing protein: MKLRTHYIFSVGLISIILALTFNLSFFTNLFISFYTSFLGNTIIDRLGHEMKWSKHGYIPTRTPLTHTVLRSIMWGLVSVLTLLLLFYDYYHYTLILPIIISGIIVGPSHMLLDVFTESGIYTKKNGKWIRIALAHFSYNNVFVNGVSSLIGILLLFLSYSLSIH